In the Larus michahellis chromosome 6, bLarMic1.1, whole genome shotgun sequence genome, one interval contains:
- the XXYLT1 gene encoding xyloside xylosyltransferase 1 isoform X2, producing MSSRCWRIAAACPALPSSWPRLPVLVRSASKRVSSSKEFTGPGMFIASTVLQAPYFYGFIQWLLASLPCLVRERLCILLLRVPRCSGSCSAFRDPAAFQGHPVTAVALGLACHLVSLHFFLTWLLSSLAAVPEGDPTDCPCFWRCGHMGRIHVLISKASGYCAAGVAGLQPLEHLRHTFWQYRRENPQTKVGDPPPDGLPGFNSGVLLLNLEAMRQSKLYNQLLEPAMVQKLTEKYHFKGHLGDQDFFTMVGMEHPELFHVLDCTWNRQLCTWWRDHGYSDVFDQYFQCEGEVKIYHGNCNTPIPED from the exons ATGTCCTCGAGGTGCTGGCGCattgctgctgcctgtcctgccctCCCAAGCAGCTGGCCCAGACTGCCAGTGCTTGTAAGAAGTGCGAGCAAACGAGTGAGCTCCAGCAAGGAATTTACTGGTCCAGGGATGTTTATTGCATCCACAGTCTTGCAGGCCCCTTATTTTTATGGGTTTATCCAATGGCTGTTGGCTTCTCTTCCCTGTTTGGTGAGGGAGAGGCTGTGCATCCTTCTGCTCCGGGTACCACGCTGCTCAGGCTCCTGCAGTGCGTTCAGAGACCCTGCAGCCTTCCAGGGGCATCCTGTGACCGCAGTTGCCCTGGGGCTGGCCTGCCATCTGGTTTCACTTCACTTCTTTTTGACCTGGCTCCTCAGTTCCCTGGCTGCAGTGCCTGAAGGGGATCCCACAGACTGTCCGTGTTTCTGGAGATGCGGCCACATGGGGAGGATCCACGTCCTCATCAGCAAGGCCAGTGGCTACTGCGCAGCTGGTGTGGCAGGGTTGCAGCCTCTTGAACATCTCAG GCACACGTTCTGGCAGTATCGCCGCGAGAACCCCCAGACCAAAGTGGGGGACCCCCCTCCTGACGGGCTGCCCGGTTTCAACAGCGGCGTCCTACTCCTGAACCTTGAAGCCATGAGGCAGTCCAAGCTCTACAACCAGCTGCTGGAGCCCGCCATGGTGCAGAAACTGACAGAGAAGTACCACTTCAAGGGCCATCTCGGGGACCAGGATTTCTTCACCATGGTGGGGATGGAGCACCCAGAGCTCTTCCACGTGCTCGACTGCACGTGGAACCGGCAGCTTTGCACATGGTGGAGGGACCATGGATACAGCGACGTGTTTGACCAGTACTTCCAGTGTGAGGGTGAGGTCAAAATTTACCACGGGAACTGCAACACCCCGATCCCTGAAGACTAG